One genomic window of Saprospiraceae bacterium includes the following:
- a CDS encoding T9SS type A sorting domain-containing protein, translating into MKNILLFLLIYSAFTEIISAQYLETFSTTDKGYKINCVNDFTAMNWTITTWDAAGTCQIADLRDPTDYFNTTAAGVLECIDLDQEVCWESPLINTAAANPISLKMDLSWVGFDVDAVGGTCIGDYIRVYYSVNGGAYTMVPNVKGGNACATVAYLFSGPPGPHDDNVMINVAGITGGSTLKIRVCGFTNANAEKIIIDNVNVPETGVTVGCAAPVLSTVVTQVGCSNPNSGAIDLMVSAGTPGYTYIWSNGATTQDLINKPIGTYTVTVTDAASCSTTTSATITNAPAIVLTTQVLDASCSGNADGEIGLDVSGGVPGYTYDWSNDGAENPDNDAEDLIAVLAGSYTVTVSDASACTATKSVVIGVQPSVAYNEQFNIPNKGYLANFVDDFSAVAWTMTAWSPQPPAPFGRDNADFFRTSGGVLLGEDFDQDICWTSPLVDLNTGTQFSVDLAWTGFDVQVDEYINVKYSIDGGSYVTIPNLIGGGLGTIQYNAGLDQGGSLTVTKTGLSGSTIQIQICAQFNANLESMTIDNVSIPNSKPYCPAPVPSLTPSHVTCNGAANGSITTTVVNGSSPYTFLWSNGATTQNLSGLSPGSYTITVTDQNSLTGTATTSITQPSAIVLNTAQVNVLCNGAATGSIDLSPSGGVPGYTYMWSGGQTTQDLSGLSAGTYTGTVTDENGCTKTNASTITQASLIVLSSTQVNVLCNGASTGSIDLSPSGGVPGYTYMWSGGQTTQDLSGLSAGTYTVTVTDANGCTKTNTSTITQASLIVLSSTQVNVLCNGASTGSIDLTVSGGVSPYTYDWSNDGAENPDNDTQDLNGLASGGYTVTVTDANGCTKTSSTTITEPAFIALSTTQVNVFCNGGSTGSIDLTISGGVTPYTYDWSNDGAENPDNDTQDLSGLQAGGYTVTVTDANNCTNTISATITQPASLVLNSTAVNPSNCFVTDGSIDLSIVGGTGPFTYDWSNDGAENPDNDPQDLLNLAEGTYSVTVTDGNGCTAVHSKTLDYIDVVNPVVSCPSSASRDVNVGTCKYTIVLSEFNSTATDNCGISAPHIYTLSGATTGTNSGSLNGIMLNPGNTNIQWKVTDINGNMKTCSFNVSVTDTELPTITCPPNKSAITSPGQCTAIVDIGSPTGVGDNCGTPTVTNNSPGTFQLGITLVKWKATDGSGNTKTCTQKITVLPYNCGTPIQVYHTDTTATTAKVKWKDGFCAITYELRIRQQITTGVWGSWSDWTEFSGPAGPPTWTHQFEGLTSNKFYHYQLRSQCGTKHSTAVNDWFWTLNSFGETNNRVVQKVETYVNNRNQGISINVELIPNPSREFTTVLISGFEQQNKTVSMFDLFGKLVFRVNIDAHQNQLELDLNTLKVHSGIYLIRVSDDINQITKQLIINR; encoded by the coding sequence AATGGAGGAGCTTATACGATGGTACCTAATGTTAAAGGGGGTAATGCCTGTGCTACTGTAGCTTATCTGTTTAGTGGACCTCCCGGACCACACGATGATAATGTGATGATTAATGTGGCTGGCATCACTGGCGGTAGTACTTTAAAAATAAGGGTTTGCGGATTTACCAATGCAAACGCTGAAAAAATAATCATTGATAACGTCAATGTGCCTGAAACAGGTGTAACTGTAGGATGTGCTGCACCCGTGTTAAGTACTGTTGTCACTCAAGTTGGTTGCTCGAATCCAAACAGCGGGGCCATTGATCTTATGGTGAGTGCGGGTACTCCAGGGTATACATACATCTGGTCAAATGGTGCTACAACTCAGGATCTCATCAACAAACCCATTGGAACTTATACTGTCACAGTTACAGATGCTGCTTCTTGTTCTACAACAACGAGTGCAACAATTACAAATGCTCCGGCTATTGTGCTAACCACTCAGGTATTAGATGCAAGCTGCAGCGGAAACGCCGATGGTGAAATTGGACTAGATGTGAGTGGTGGAGTACCGGGATACACCTATGACTGGAGCAATGATGGGGCTGAAAACCCGGATAACGATGCGGAGGATTTAATAGCAGTCCTAGCGGGCAGTTATACTGTAACAGTGTCCGATGCCAGTGCCTGTACAGCTACAAAAAGTGTAGTCATTGGTGTACAACCATCAGTGGCATACAACGAACAATTTAATATTCCCAATAAAGGTTATCTGGCAAATTTTGTAGATGATTTTTCAGCAGTTGCATGGACAATGACTGCATGGTCACCTCAGCCCCCGGCACCATTTGGGAGAGATAATGCCGACTTTTTTCGCACCAGTGGAGGGGTTCTGTTAGGCGAAGACTTTGATCAGGATATATGTTGGACAAGTCCATTGGTTGACTTGAATACCGGAACACAATTTTCTGTAGACCTCGCATGGACCGGTTTTGATGTTCAGGTTGATGAATATATCAATGTGAAATACAGTATTGATGGAGGTAGTTATGTAACGATTCCAAATTTAATTGGAGGTGGATTAGGAACGATCCAATATAATGCAGGATTAGACCAAGGTGGTTCACTTACGGTTACCAAAACAGGACTTTCTGGCTCGACGATACAAATCCAAATTTGCGCACAGTTCAACGCAAATTTAGAATCAATGACTATTGATAATGTAAGTATTCCTAATAGTAAACCCTATTGTCCAGCTCCCGTACCTAGCCTTACTCCAAGCCATGTAACGTGTAATGGAGCTGCAAATGGTTCGATAACAACTACAGTGGTGAATGGATCTTCACCATATACTTTTCTTTGGAGTAATGGGGCCACTACTCAAAATCTTTCAGGGCTTAGTCCCGGTAGTTATACAATTACAGTGACTGATCAAAATTCATTAACAGGGACTGCTACAACAAGCATTACCCAGCCTTCCGCGATCGTTCTGAACACCGCTCAAGTTAACGTTTTATGTAACGGTGCTGCCACAGGTTCAATAGACTTATCGCCGAGTGGTGGCGTACCAGGATATACTTATATGTGGTCAGGTGGTCAAACAACTCAGGATTTATCAGGTTTGAGCGCAGGAACATATACGGGTACCGTAACTGATGAAAATGGTTGTACAAAGACAAACGCCAGCACAATTACACAAGCTTCTCTAATTGTGTTAAGCTCTACGCAAGTTAACGTTTTATGTAATGGTGCTTCCACGGGTTCAATAGACTTATCGCCGAGTGGTGGCGTACCGGGATATACTTATATGTGGTCAGGCGGTCAAACAACGCAGGATTTATCAGGTTTGAGCGCAGGAACATATACGGTTACCGTAACTGATGCAAATGGTTGTACAAAGACAAACACCAGCACAATAACACAAGCTTCTTTAATTGTTTTAAGCTCTACGCAAGTGAACGTTTTATGCAACGGTGCTTCCACGGGTTCTATAGATTTGACGGTAAGTGGTGGAGTATCACCCTATACGTATGATTGGTCAAATGATGGTGCAGAAAATCCAGATAACGATACACAAGATTTAAATGGACTCGCTTCGGGTGGTTATACGGTTACCGTTACAGATGCAAATGGTTGCACAAAAACGAGTTCAACAACGATTACTGAACCTGCATTCATCGCATTGAGCACTACGCAAGTGAATGTATTTTGTAATGGAGGATCTACAGGCTCTATAGATTTAACAATTAGCGGCGGAGTAACTCCTTATACCTATGACTGGTCGAATGATGGTGCAGAAAATCCAGATAACGATACACAGGATCTAAGTGGACTCCAGGCAGGTGGATATACTGTTACCGTGACAGATGCAAACAATTGTACAAATACCATTTCTGCAACAATCACACAACCCGCTTCACTTGTTTTAAACTCAACGGCAGTGAACCCCAGCAATTGTTTTGTAACAGATGGTTCCATTGATTTAAGTATTGTGGGTGGAACAGGACCGTTTACATACGATTGGTCAAATGACGGTGCAGAAAATCCGGATAACGATCCCCAAGATCTATTGAATTTGGCTGAAGGAACTTATTCAGTTACCGTTACAGATGGAAACGGATGTACAGCTGTGCATTCAAAAACTTTGGATTATATCGATGTTGTCAATCCTGTTGTTAGTTGTCCGTCTTCGGCCTCACGTGATGTTAATGTTGGCACTTGTAAGTACACGATTGTTTTAAGCGAATTCAATTCGACAGCAACCGATAATTGTGGAATCAGCGCCCCACATATTTACACATTATCAGGAGCCACTACAGGCACTAATTCAGGAAGTCTAAATGGGATCATGCTAAATCCAGGAAATACGAACATTCAATGGAAAGTAACGGATATTAACGGGAACATGAAAACCTGTAGTTTTAATGTCAGCGTAACCGATACAGAACTTCCAACTATAACTTGTCCGCCAAATAAAAGTGCAATCACTTCTCCCGGTCAATGCACAGCCATTGTTGATATTGGATCTCCTACCGGGGTTGGTGATAATTGTGGTACACCTACAGTAACAAATAATTCACCAGGAACCTTTCAACTAGGGATTACTCTGGTTAAGTGGAAGGCAACAGATGGGAGCGGAAATACAAAAACGTGTACCCAAAAAATAACGGTATTGCCTTATAATTGTGGCACACCCATTCAGGTTTATCATACCGATACCACAGCTACAACTGCAAAAGTCAAATGGAAGGATGGATTCTGCGCGATAACGTATGAATTGAGAATACGCCAACAAATTACGACTGGAGTTTGGGGATCATGGAGTGACTGGACAGAATTTAGTGGCCCTGCCGGTCCTCCAACATGGACCCATCAATTTGAAGGATTAACTTCGAACAAATTTTATCACTATCAATTGCGTTCACAATGCGGAACAAAACATTCAACAGCGGTTAATGATTGGTTCTGGACATTGAACTCATTTGGTGAAACGAATAACAGAGTTGTCCAGAAAGTTGAAACTTATGTGAACAATAGAAATCAGGGCATTTCAATAAATGTGGAATTGATACCAAATCCTTCCAGGGAGTTCACTACAGTTTTAATAAGTGGATTTGAGCAACAAAATAAAACGGTAAGCATGTTTGATTTGTTTGGTAAATTGGTATTCAGGGTAAACATTGACGCCCATCAAAATCAATTAGAGTTAGATCTGAACACCTTAAAAGTGCATTCAGGAATTTATTTAATCAGAGTATCTGATGACATCAATCAAATAACGAAGCAGCTTATAATTAATCGTTGA
- a CDS encoding T9SS type A sorting domain-containing protein: MIKSLFIFATTVISQITVFGQEPFNKDWYVPLPLQSYTPPKDTAFKENKLIVFNILDQKFDTLQTENYMNHPKHKSSPPNNKPLSEMNKNGDIPDFTFSNVQPADQLAGFPNYPNSTVVKMFITFFNPKNNQNSFGTCSGIMIHPGFILTGGHCVKSKFDSSYAVSITVIPAYNLGSRPFGLTTVTNWYSFTQWTQNGNLDYDMAILSLSNPIGNASGWLDWGYHADTSFFTSPANVFYSFGYPGYDPIGNPVFEEGERMYYMTGNMDYWQSKNTMCHYNIGYQGQSGSGLFYTDSTNKSKVFGVLSHGNIFPPYFTCHCRMDSSMFNYFNSIIPTISDIETKSSIKNISIYPNPSNSIFNIDFSEIHYKEIELRVFNALGMQIKKASINQFNSLVTINLESFPTGTYFIKAGIDGKLVNGRICKTD, from the coding sequence ATGATCAAATCACTTTTCATTTTTGCAACAACAGTTATTAGCCAGATAACTGTTTTTGGACAAGAGCCGTTTAATAAAGATTGGTATGTACCCCTGCCATTGCAATCATATACACCACCAAAGGATACGGCTTTCAAAGAAAACAAATTAATCGTATTCAATATCCTGGATCAAAAGTTTGACACCCTTCAAACCGAAAATTATATGAATCATCCAAAACATAAGTCTTCGCCGCCAAATAATAAGCCGCTCAGCGAAATGAATAAAAATGGAGACATTCCGGATTTTACTTTTTCAAATGTACAGCCTGCCGACCAGCTAGCAGGATTTCCAAATTACCCCAACTCAACTGTTGTAAAAATGTTTATTACATTTTTTAATCCAAAAAACAATCAAAATAGCTTTGGCACTTGCTCAGGTATTATGATTCACCCGGGATTTATTTTGACAGGGGGGCATTGTGTCAAAAGTAAATTTGACTCAAGTTATGCCGTTTCCATCACGGTTATTCCAGCTTACAATTTGGGTAGCCGGCCTTTCGGTCTGACGACAGTGACAAACTGGTATTCCTTTACACAATGGACCCAAAATGGAAATTTGGATTACGACATGGCGATCTTGAGTTTATCCAATCCCATTGGAAATGCCTCAGGATGGTTAGATTGGGGATATCATGCTGATACCAGTTTCTTTACTTCTCCCGCCAATGTATTTTATAGTTTTGGTTACCCCGGATATGATCCCATAGGCAATCCCGTTTTTGAAGAAGGAGAAAGAATGTATTACATGACCGGAAATATGGATTATTGGCAGTCAAAAAATACCATGTGCCATTACAATATTGGTTACCAGGGACAAAGCGGTAGCGGACTATTTTATACTGACTCCACTAATAAAAGTAAGGTATTCGGTGTGTTAAGTCATGGAAATATTTTTCCTCCATATTTTACCTGCCATTGCAGAATGGATTCGAGCATGTTTAATTATTTTAATAGTATAATTCCAACAATAAGCGATATTGAAACGAAGAGTTCCATCAAAAATATTTCAATTTATCCTAATCCTTCTAATAGCATTTTCAATATCGACTTCAGCGAAATACATTACAAAGAAATTGAGCTTCGTGTATTTAATGCTCTTGGAATGCAAATCAAGAAAGCTTCCATAAATCAATTCAACTCCCTTGTAACAATAAACCTGGAATCTTTCCCAACTGGTACTTATTTCATTAAAGCAGGTATTGACGGAAAATTAGTAAATGGTCGAATTTGTAAAACTGATTAA